The Triticum aestivum cultivar Chinese Spring chromosome 3A, IWGSC CS RefSeq v2.1, whole genome shotgun sequence genome includes a region encoding these proteins:
- the LOC123063287 gene encoding histone-lysine N-methyltransferase family member SUVH9-like: MAPAPPLAPKPDPDAPAPAFPLTPELCAALRREAAGHDPGGAAAGTARLTPEILATLRRELEPSPDDHSHFANRLRLSQQRLDAISARLPSTTPPRAQSPLPPPPPPPREPYPLPPPPPPPRARASSPAAGASGSVRKRPRGGPGAEMVRARVAASQADMLQVRNMVRRARLIFEALRGRCHRNTEHHHAGRNRADMRALSAMIDGELCLYRDVRIVGPVPGVLVGDAFNYRAELLVVGLHCHTQAGIGYVPASQVSEGHPVATSIVSSGGYLDDHDNGDVLMYTGSGGRPRNGGDHLSDQEFQRGNLALSYSYNYDVEVRVIRCHDCDASPSGKLYVYDGLYKVQSTTYGPGKSGREVCRFKLVRLPGQDALGSNTWRAARDLTDALVAKIRPPGYLTMDMSKGKEAVPVPVRNTVDQDVSPLEFEYLACSEFPAPPKPVRRGHKCCIYSKTACSEMSSKCAPSGCACVKRSGGGGPAYSADGTLVRGRPVVYECGARCGCPPRSCPNRVTQRGMKHRLEVFRSKETEWGVRTLDLIQPGAFLCEFTGDVLPADHPRIANANTNASTGASMEEWGGIVDPRKFPPRWREWGDAPAAVLPDDGEEPPRFAQCPAPGYVIDVSKRRNFAAYISHSRAPNAFVQLVVRGDEDESCPHLMVFAMETIPPMRELSIDYGVDQ; encoded by the coding sequence ATGGCGCCCGCTCCCCCCCTCGCCCCCAAGCCCGACCCCGACGCCCCGGCTCCGGCGTTCCCGCTCACGCCCGAGCTCTGCGCCGCGCTCCgccgggaggccgccggccacgaCCCGGGCGGCGCGGCCGCGGGGACTGCGCGTCTCACCCCCGAGATCCTCGCCACGCTGCGCCGCGAGCTCGAGCCCTCCCCCGACGACCACTCCCACTTCGCCAACCGCCTCCGCCTCTCCCAGCAGCGCCTCGACGCCATCTCCGCCCGCCTCCCCTCCACCACGCCGCCTCGCGCACAGTCTCCCCTGCccccgccgccccctccgccgcgggAGCCGTATCCCCtgcccccgccccctcctccgcccAGAGCGCGCGCCTCGTCCCCGGCCGCCGGCGCCTCGGGCTCGGTTAGGAAGCGCCCGCGCGGGGGCCCGGGCGCGGAGATGGTGCGCGCCAGAGTCGCCGCGTCGCAGGCGGACATGCTGCAGGTGCGCAACATGGTGCGCCGCGCGCGGCTCATCTTCGAGGCGCTCCGGGGCCGCTGCCACCGCAACACCGAGCACCACCACGCGGGCCGCAACCGGGCCGACATGCGGGCCCTCAGCGCCATGATCGACGGGGAGCTCTGCCTCTACCGCGACGTGCGCATCGTGGGCCCCGTCCCCGGCGTCCTCGTCGGCGACGCCTTCAACTACCGCGCCGAGCTCCTCGTCGTCGGCCTGCACTGCCACACCCAGGCCGGCATCGGATACGTGCCCGCCAGCCAGGTCAGCGAGGGCCACCCCGTCGCCACCAGCATCGTGTCCTCGGGCGGGTACCTCGATGACCACGACAACGGGGACGTCTTGATGTACACCGGGAGCGGCGGCCGTCCGCGCAACGGCGGTGACCACCTCTCCGACCAGGAGTTCCAGCGGGGCAATCTCGCCCTGTCCTACAGCTACAACTACGACGTCGAGGTGCGCGTCATCCGCTGCCACGACTGCGACGCCAGCCCCAGCGGCAAGCTCTACGTCTACGACGGCCTCTACAAGGTCCAATCCACCACCTACGGCCCTGGCAAGTCCGGCCGCGAGGTCTGCCGGTTCAAGCTCGTCCGCCTGCCAGGCCAGGACGCGCTCGGCAGCAACACCTGGCGCGCCGCCAGAGACCTCACCGACGCGCTCGTCGCCAAGATCCGGCCGCCCGGCTACCTCACGATGGACATGTCCAAGGGCAAGGAGGCTGTGCCCGTCCCCGTCCGCAACACGGTGGACCAGGACGTCTCTCCCCTCGAGTTCGAGTACCTCGCATGCTCCGAGTTCCCGGCGCCGCCCAAACCGGTGAGGCGCGGCCACAAGTGCTGCATCTACTCCAAGACGGCGTGCAGCGAGATGTCGTCCAAGTGCGCGCCGTCCGGCTGCGCCTGCGTGAAGAGGAGCGGCGGGGGCGGCCCGGCGTACAGTGCCGACGGCACGCTCGTGAGGGGACGGCCGGTGGTGTACGAGTGCGGCGCGAGGTGCGGGTGCCCACCCAGGAGCTGCCCCAACCGCGTGACGCAGCGGGGGATGAAGCACCGGCTGGAGGTGTTCCGGTCCAAGGAGACGGAGTGGGGCGTGAGGACGCTGGACCTGATCCAGCCGGGCGCCTTCCTCTGCGAGTTCACCGGAGACGTGCTCCCCGCGGATCACCCCCGCATTGCCAACGCGAACACCAATGCCAGTACCGGCGCGTCAATGGAGGAGTGGGGAGGCATCGTCGACCCGAGAAAGTTCCCGCCGAGGTGGAGGGAGTGGGGGGACGCCCCCGCGGCCGTGCTTCCGGACGACGGCGAGGAACCACCCCGGTTCGCGCAGTGCCCGGCGCCGGGGTACGTGATCGACGTGTCCAAGAGGAGGAACTTCGCGGCCTACATAAGCCATAGCCGCGCACCGAACGCGTTCGTCCAGCTGGTGGTCCGCGGCGACGAGGACGAGTCGTGCCCCCACCTGATGGTCTTCGCCATGGAGACCATCCCACCCATGCGCGAGCTCAGCATCGACTACGGCGTCGATCAGTGA